From a single Apium graveolens cultivar Ventura chromosome 2, ASM990537v1, whole genome shotgun sequence genomic region:
- the LOC141696296 gene encoding uncharacterized protein LOC141696296 has protein sequence MVNKKPIILHNSQTNAPIQKKLVYPPPPFPQRLQEQKHEKQFQEFMDVFKNLSINILFIKALEQMPSYVKFMKDIFSRKRRLKDFEIVALTDECNAILQKKLPPKLKDPGSFTIPCTIGTQYFGKALCDLGANINLMTLSIFMKLGVGEVKPTSVRLQLADRSLAYPRGIVKDILVKVDKFIFPADFIVLDMEEDLAIPLLLGRPFLATGRTLIDVQKGELTMRVQDDQVTFNVFSAMKFSNNEESCFSLNVITELSLQEAGDESFEEITECIMELNALLTYRRSFHNFESFKMPDKSKTSKPSIEEPPELELKQLPEHLKYVFLGDNATFP, from the exons ATGGTGAATAAAAAGCCCATTATACTACACAATTCTCAGACTAATGCACCAATACAAAAGAAACTGGTTTATCCTCCTCCTCCATTCCCTCAGAGATTGCAGGAGCAGAAACACGAGAAGCAGTTTCAGGAATTTATGGATGTCTTCAAGAATCTTTCTATAAATATTCTTTTTATCAAAGCATTGGAGCAAATGCCAAGCTATGTCAAGTTCATGAAGGATATTTTTTCAAGAAAGAGAAGATTAAAAGACTTTGAAATTGTAGCTTTAACTGATGAGTGTAATGCTATTTTACAGAAAAAGCTTCCTCCAAAACTCAAAGATCCAGGGAGCTTCACTATCCCCTGTACTATTGGAACACAATATTTTGGCAAAGctttatgtgatttgggagcaaatATCAATCTAATGACATTATCAATTTTTATGAAGCTAGGAGTTGGAGAAGTTAAGCCAACATCAGTTCGGTTGCAGTTGGCAGATAGATCTTTGGCATATCCCAGGGGTATAGTTAAAGATATTCTTGTAAAGGTGGATAAATTCATTTTTCCTGCAGATTTTATTGTTCTTGATATGGAAGAAGATTTAGCCATACCATTGCTTCTTGGTAGGCCATTCTTAGCTACTGGAAGAACTCTTATTGATGTTCAGAAAGGAGAGTTAACTATGCGTGTGCAGGATGATCAGGTCACCTTTAATGTTTTCTCTGCTATGAAGTTTTCTAATAATGAGGAAAGTTGTTTTTCTTTGAATGTTATCACAG AGTTATCTTTACAAGAAGCAGGGGATGAGAGTTTTGAGGAGATTACTGAATGTATCATGGAACTAAATGCACTTCTTACTTATCGGAGAAGTTTTCATAATTTCGAGAGTTTTAAGATGCCAGATAAATCCAAGACATcaaaaccatctattgaggagcCTCCTGAACTAGAGTTGAAACAACTTCCAGAGCATCTCAAGTACGTATTTCTCGGTGATAATGCAACTTTTCCGTAA